A region from the Hominilimicola fabiformis genome encodes:
- a CDS encoding helix-turn-helix domain-containing protein: MTFDYKTVGGRIKHYRLSINKTQEELAELADISANHLSALENGRSAGSLDKYYSVAQALGVTVDMLIDNSSDRASGNDYFFSNQLLPLVSSLSVEQRKMLIDFIELLKDYDVDKNNTKRG, from the coding sequence TTGACTTTCGACTATAAAACTGTTGGCGGCAGAATAAAACATTACAGACTTTCAATCAACAAAACACAAGAAGAATTAGCCGAACTTGCAGACATCAGTGCCAATCATTTGTCCGCTCTTGAAAACGGCAGATCAGCAGGAAGTTTAGATAAATACTACAGTGTCGCTCAAGCGTTGGGTGTCACTGTTGATATGCTTATTGACAACTCATCTGATCGTGCATCCGGAAACGACTACTTCTTTTCAAACCAACTTTTACCGCTTGTTTCTTCACTTTCCGTTGAGCAACGTAAAATGTTGATAGATTTCATCGAACTTTTAAAAGATTACGATGTCGATAAGAATAACACCAAAAGAGGTTAA